The genome window CTCAAAGGGCAGGTGATTCAACTGAAGGTGGATACCTGCGGTGAGGTGATGATCGAAGAACATCCGAAAGAACGTATTGAAGCTCCTTCCCTGCGACTGCCAAAGGTCAGGGCACCGCGCTGCCAGCCCGGCTTTACTGCCTATGCGATTCCGATGAGCGATTTCAGCGGGCAGAACGTGGGGAGTAAATCCAACAACCTGAAACGCCTGCCGGGCAAGGTGCCTGACTGGATCAGCCTTCCCTCGTCAATAGCGCTGCCATACGGAGTGTTTGAAAAGGTCCTGGATGACGAGCGCAATATCGAGGTATCCGGCCATTACCGGCAATTGAGCAGCCGGATCGATGGGGAGGAAGAGAAAGCCGACCGCACCCTGCTCGATGAGCTTCAGCGGGCGATCCTGGCCCTCAACGCACCGGATGAACTCATTTCCTCCTTCCGGCGGACCATGGAAGAAGCAGGGCTCCCCTGGCCAGCCACCCCGCAGGGGGCTGCAAGTTGGGAGGATGCCTGGATGTGCATCAAGAAGGTGTGGGCCTCCAAATGGAACGAACGGGCATACCTGAGCCGCAGGGCACGGGGCTTTTCCCATAAGGACCTGCATATGGCCGTGCTTATTCAGCGGGTTGTCGAGGCTGAATACAGCTTCGTGATCCATACGGTCAATCCGCTGTCCGGCGACCGGGACAAGATGTATGCCGAAGCGGTCCTGGGACTTGGAGAGACCCTGGTCGGCGATTATCCCGGCCGTGCCCTCGGCTTTACGTGCGGTAAAGGAGAATGCTCGCCGCAACTGCTCTCCTTTCCGAGTAAAAGCACGGGCCTTTTTGGCGGCGGCCTGATCTTCCGCTCGGATTTCAGCGGGGAAGACCTTTCAACCTATGCAGGTGCAGGACTCTACAGCAGTATCATGCTCCCGCCGCCCCGCGAAGCTGTCCTTGACTACGCGGGTGAGAAACTGGTGTGGGATGATGCTTTCCGGAACGAATTCCTGGCTACTATTTCCCGAATCGGAACAACGATCGAACGGATCTTGGGAGCCCCGCAGGATATTGAAGGGGCCTATTCCAAAGGGCAATATTATGTTGTGCAGACCCGGCCACAGGTGGGAGTTGAAAAGGTAGTGGCCAGTGGCCAGTGATCACTGGTCACTTCTCTGCCCGTTTATCCTGTCATTCCCTGTCGATACGAAATAGTGACCTTTTGTTCAAAATCTATGCTACAATAAGACCTCTCTGGAGCCAAAACCACACGATGCAGGAACGGAACAATTTGCATAAAAGGAGCAATGTGGCATGAGTAGACCGGAAAAGATGATCATCTACAACCTGTTTCCCCTTCTGGCTGGAAAATTTTCTGACTGGGAAAAACATCTCGATCGAGCTTCCCAAATGGGTTTCAACTGGATTTTCGTCAATCCCATTCAACGCCCTGGAACGTCAGGCAGTATTTACGGTATAGCGGATTACGCCGATATTAATCCCCTGCTGATCGATCAGAAGAGCAGCTTAAGTCCTCAGGAGCAGGTCAAGGAAGTCACCAGGACGGCAGGCAGGCTTGGCCTTCGAATGATGGTGGATCTGGTTATCAATCATTGCAGCGTGGATTCCGACCTCTTGAAGCTGCACCCCGAATGGTTTCTCTGGGAGTCCAAGGGGCATGTTGCTCATCCTTTTGCTGACGAAAATGGGAAAAAGGTGGTCTGGATGGACCTGGCTCAGTTCGACCTCAAACATACCAGGGACAAGGAAGGTGTTTTTCACTATTTCTTCGGGGTGGTGAAGTCTCTGGTAGAGCTTGGCTTTACCGGATTTCGCTGCGATGCAGCCTACCAGGTTCCCCGGAATCTGTGGGAGCGGCTCATTCGTGAAACCAGGAAACTGTATCCGGATGTGCTCTTTTTTGCCGAAACCCTCGGATGTCCGCCGGATCTGACCAGAAACACCGCCAGTGCCGGTTTCGATTACATCTTCAACAGCTCCAAATGGTGGGATTTCAACAGCCAGTGGCTGATGCAGCAATATGATCTCACCCGGGATATTGCCCCCTCAATCGGCTTCCCTGAGAGTCACGATACAATAAGGCTCTGTGAGGAGCTCAAGGGCAATATCGACGGACTGAAGCAGCGGTATCTGTTTGCCGCGCTTTTTTCCGGCGGGGTCATGATGCCCATCGGCTTTGAATTCGGCTTTCGCAAAAAGCTCCATGTAGCCAAAACCAGGCCTGAAGACTGGGAGGAGACAGACATCGATCTGACTTCCTTCATCACCGCAGTCAACAGGATCAAGGCAGCACATGCAATCTTTCAGGAGGATGCTCCCACCGAGATACACCATCATGAAGACAATCATCATGTTTTACTCATGTGGAAAGCATCTACCAGTGACCGGGAAGAATCGCTGGTCATTCTCAATAAGGATATTCATAACAGGCAGCATTTTCGCACGGAAAGCCTGCAAAAATTCATTCAATCAGGGGCTCCGCTCAAGGATATCTCCCCGGAATTCACCCTGGATTACATTCCTGTGCCATTTGCCTATGACCTTCGGCCCGGCCAGGGTATTGTGCTGATCACCTCACGGGATGCTGTTGCGGGGTGAAAAGAAGTGGTCAGTGGAAGGTGTCCCTGCATTAGGGGCGAGGGAGAAAAGGTGCCCCTGGCCCCTGGCCACTGACCACTAAACTGAGACTGTCCTATGGAGCATGCCACAGCCGGAAATATTTTCCCCAGTCCGCCCATCAGGAGAATGTCCTGGGCAAGGGCTGAAACCGATTCAAGCCCGCTTCTCAACCGCGAATGGCTGGTAGCCAATGGCCTTGGCGGCTACGCATCGGCTACTGTTTCCGGGGTATGCACCCGGAAATATCACGGCCTCCTGATTGCGGCTCTGCCTGCTCGCCGGGGCCGACTGGTGATGCTTACCAATCTTTTGGAAGAGATAGCGTTTACTGACGGCAGGGTGGTCGAATTGGGAAATGAGGAGCGGGCCGAAGGAAATTTTTGGAAAGAGGGCTTGGAAGAGGACTCTTCGCGAGAGAAACCGCCGGGAGAAAACCCTCCGTCAGGGAATCATCCCGGAGGAAAGCTGCATCTGCCCGGAGCCGGGTTTCTTCGGGAATTCAGGCTTGAGAGCGGGCTTCCCGTGTGGCGCTTCGAAGTGGAGGGGCTGGTTGTTGAGAAAAGAGTTTTCCTTTCCTACCTGCACAATACCGTCTTTATCAATTACCGGCTGATTTCAGGCAGCAGGCCGTTCCGGCTTCGGCTTCGGCCCTTCATGCACTTTCGTCCGATCCATGACGAGGTGGATACAAGCCTTCAGACCCCTTATACTATGAAGGTCATGAGGAACTGGATCGAGATCAGGGCGGATGGAGATTTCCCCTCGCTCCGCCTCGTGCTGCATGGCCGGGAGAACTCACTGAATCTGATTGGCAGGGGATTCAGAGGTGTCTATTACCGGGTTGAGCACGAGCGGGGCTACCCCTGCCTGGGCACGCTCTGGGGTCCTGGCTCCCTGGAGGCAGCGATGGGAAATGACGGTGATAACAGTGGTGATGAAGTAGCGCTGATGGCCTCCACGGAAAGCTGGGAGGTTATGCTGGCCCAAAAGTCCCGGGAAGCCTTCAGGTCGGAGATCGAGCGGCGGCAGCGGCTTCTGGCCGCAGCCTGGCCGCAGGTGCGGTCAGGCCCGGCATCGGAGCTCGTCCTTGCGGCTGACCAGTTCATCGTCACTCCCGGCTTCCGGATAGCTGATAACGCCCCAGACCTTGCCACGACCGATGAGCGGGGGCGTACCATTATGGCGGGTTATCACTGGTTTACCGACTGGGGCCGCGACACCATGATCAGCCTTGAGGGGCTCACCCTGATCACCGGACGTCAGGCCGAGGCAGCATATATCCTGCAAAGCTTTGCCCGCCACATTCGCCACGGCCTCATTCCCAATGTTTTTCCCGAAGGCCGGTCACAGGGAGAGTATAACACGGCTGATGCCACCCTCTGGTTCTTCCAGGCCCTTTCGGACTATCTTCTGGTCAGCGGGGACCAGTCTATGCTGAGTAATCTCCTGCCCCTGCTTTTTGAAATCGTCAATCATCACCTGGCCGGAACCTGCTTTGGCATCGGCGTCGATCCGGGAGACGGGCTTCTGAGACAGGGCGAGGCCGGCTATCAGCTCACCTGGATGGATGCCAAGGTGGGCGACTGGGTAGTTACTCCGCGACGCGGCAAAGCGGTTGAGATCAATGCGCTCTGGTACAATGCCCTGTGCCTCCTGGGGCAGTGGGTGACAAGGGAGCGGGGGGCAAAGGAAGCCCAACCGATTGCCAGACTGGCCGAATGGGTCTATGATTCCTTTAACCGCCGTTTCTGGTATGAGGAAGGAAATTACCTGTATGATGTCGTTGATGGTGAAGCCGGTGATGACGCCTCACTTCGCCCCAATCAGATTCTGGCCATATCCCTGCCCAATCCGGTGCTCGATCCCGACCGGTGGGAATCTGTCCTCCAAACCGTCCGAAAGGAGCTTCTCACCCCCTTCGGGCTGAGGTCCCTGGCTCCCGGACATCCGGACTACCGGCAAAGATGCTGCGGAGACATCCGGCAACGCGATGCAGCCTATCATCAGGGAACTGTCTGGTCCTGGCTCATCGGCCCCTTCATCGACGCCTGGCTCAAGGTTTACCCTGATGACCGGTCAGGAGGCAGGCACTTTCTCGATGGATTGATCGCTCACCTCGATGATGCCTGCCTTGGATCGATCAGCGAGATTTTCGATGCAGAGCCGCCATTCAATTGCAGAGGATGCGTGTCGCAGGCCTGGAGCGTCGCTCAAATGCTTCACTGCTGGGTGAAAACCACCGCCAGTGGCCGAAACACCACATGAAAAAGGGGAAATGGGGAACCCGTTGAGTTATTCTCTCATGCTTTTCTCTGTGCCTTTGCTTTTCTGTGCCTCTGTGCCTGAGTAGTTTTCCATAACCAACTGATAAACATAGAGCTAATCCTGATAACTTCAGGTAATGCCTTAATCAGATAAGGAGATTAAACCATGCAAGCTGTTGTTTTTCATTCAATCGGTGATATTCGCCTTGAAGATGTGCCTGAGCCGATGATTCAGAAACCTACCGATGCCATCGTGAGACTCACGGCCACTTCGATCTGCGGGACGGACCTGCACATGATTCGCGGCACAATGGGTGTGATGGAGCCGGGCACGATCATGGGCCATGAGGGTGTCGGCATTGTCGAGGATATCGGCTCCGATGTCAGGAACCTGAGCATCGGCGACCGGGTCGTTATTCCATCCACGATTGCCTGTGGTTATTGTGCCTACTGCCGGGCCGGTTATTACGCCCAGTGCGACAATGCCAACCCGAACGGGAAGCGGGCCGGGACCGCCTTTTTCGGGGGGCCGAAGATGTCCGGACCCTTCCACGGTCT of bacterium contains these proteins:
- a CDS encoding alpha-amylase family glycosyl hydrolase; this translates as MSRPEKMIIYNLFPLLAGKFSDWEKHLDRASQMGFNWIFVNPIQRPGTSGSIYGIADYADINPLLIDQKSSLSPQEQVKEVTRTAGRLGLRMMVDLVINHCSVDSDLLKLHPEWFLWESKGHVAHPFADENGKKVVWMDLAQFDLKHTRDKEGVFHYFFGVVKSLVELGFTGFRCDAAYQVPRNLWERLIRETRKLYPDVLFFAETLGCPPDLTRNTASAGFDYIFNSSKWWDFNSQWLMQQYDLTRDIAPSIGFPESHDTIRLCEELKGNIDGLKQRYLFAALFSGGVMMPIGFEFGFRKKLHVAKTRPEDWEETDIDLTSFITAVNRIKAAHAIFQEDAPTEIHHHEDNHHVLLMWKASTSDREESLVILNKDIHNRQHFRTESLQKFIQSGAPLKDISPEFTLDYIPVPFAYDLRPGQGIVLITSRDAVAG
- a CDS encoding amylo-alpha-1,6-glucosidase, encoding MSWARAETDSSPLLNREWLVANGLGGYASATVSGVCTRKYHGLLIAALPARRGRLVMLTNLLEEIAFTDGRVVELGNEERAEGNFWKEGLEEDSSREKPPGENPPSGNHPGGKLHLPGAGFLREFRLESGLPVWRFEVEGLVVEKRVFLSYLHNTVFINYRLISGSRPFRLRLRPFMHFRPIHDEVDTSLQTPYTMKVMRNWIEIRADGDFPSLRLVLHGRENSLNLIGRGFRGVYYRVEHERGYPCLGTLWGPGSLEAAMGNDGDNSGDEVALMASTESWEVMLAQKSREAFRSEIERRQRLLAAAWPQVRSGPASELVLAADQFIVTPGFRIADNAPDLATTDERGRTIMAGYHWFTDWGRDTMISLEGLTLITGRQAEAAYILQSFARHIRHGLIPNVFPEGRSQGEYNTADATLWFFQALSDYLLVSGDQSMLSNLLPLLFEIVNHHLAGTCFGIGVDPGDGLLRQGEAGYQLTWMDAKVGDWVVTPRRGKAVEINALWYNALCLLGQWVTRERGAKEAQPIARLAEWVYDSFNRRFWYEEGNYLYDVVDGEAGDDASLRPNQILAISLPNPVLDPDRWESVLQTVRKELLTPFGLRSLAPGHPDYRQRCCGDIRQRDAAYHQGTVWSWLIGPFIDAWLKVYPDDRSGGRHFLDGLIAHLDDACLGSISEIFDAEPPFNCRGCVSQAWSVAQMLHCWVKTTASGRNTT